The Panicum virgatum strain AP13 chromosome 5K, P.virgatum_v5, whole genome shotgun sequence genome has a window encoding:
- the LOC120710203 gene encoding uncharacterized protein LOC120710203 gives MAAAFPNSSLTSLPKPTSDHTPILLSLSTSIPKPNVFHFENGWLKRRDFLPTILPAWQAANGRDAAAMLVGSLKAVRGASKAWARSKRAPPSLHLNRKFVIYLFDVLEEAHVLSAGETVLRQACRDRLAISLRERAAYWKRRGKHCAIREGDANTGFFHAHASQCMQHNQIRALEIDGVLLSSHDAKTSALTSHLRALLGSAVPTDTLDVEALYAGAMPVDQENLIAPFTEAEAKAAVRAMNCNSSPGPDGFGPGFYTTAWPAVACAVMNFAAEFHQGTADLERLNRSYIVMLPKHGAARSPGDYRAICLQNCSLKIASKMLTMRLQQGIPKLIDMDQTGFIHGRSISENFIYAMELVQCRNQRKLSTLLLKLDFAKAFDYVDWGSLAAAMLAHGFPQNGASGSPTSSPPPSSPSLSMGLQGRGSAANGGSARGALCPPICSSWWPTFSSR, from the coding sequence atggccgccgccttcccCAACTCATCACTCACCTCTCTCCCAAAACCCACCTCAGATCACACCCCAATTCTCTTGTCCCTCTCCACCTCTATCCCAAAACCAAATGTCTTCCATTTTGAGAATGGGTGGCTCAAACGCCGTGATTTCCTCCCCACCATTCTTCCTGCCTGGCAGGCAGCGAACGGTCGTGATGCCGCTGCTATGCTGGTGGGGTCTCTCAAAGCGGTCCGTGGCGCGTCGAAGGCTTGGGCGCGGAGTAAGCGTGCACCACCATCCCTCCACCTCAATCGCAAGTTTGTGATTTATCTGTTTGACGTGCTCGAGGAGGCTCATGTTCTATCTGCAGGAGAGACCGTGTTGCGGCAGGCATGCAGGGATCGCTTGGCGATCTCCCTACGTGAACGGGCGGCGTACTGGAAACGGCGTGGTAAACACTGCGCGATCCGAGAAGGGGATGCGAACACCGGCTTCTTCCACGCGCACGCCAGCCAGTGCATGCAACATAACCAGATCAGGGCTCTGGAGATCGACGGCGTCCTTCTCTCGTCTCATGACGCCAAGACCAGCGCGCTCACCTCGCACCTGCGCGCCCTGCTGGGCAGTGCGGTTCCCACAGACACCCTCGACGTGGAGGCGCTGTACGCGGGGGCGATGCCGGTGGACCAGGAAAACCTGATCGCCCCCTTCACAGAGGCGGAAGCAAAAGCTGCGGTCCGGGCCATGAACTGCAACAGCTCGCCTGGGCCTGATGGCTTCGGGCCGGGGTTCTACACTACGGCGTGGCCGGCGGTCGCGTGCGCCGTGATGAATTTTGCCGCGGAATTCCACCAGGGCACGGCGGACCTGGAACGGCTGAACCGCTCATACATCGTCATGCTACCAAAGCACGGTGCGGCCCGCAGCCCCGGTGATTACCGGGCGATCTGCCTGCAGAATTGCTCTCTGAAGATTGCATCCAAAATGCTCACGATGAGGCTCCAACAGGGGATTCCCAAGCTGATTGATATGGATCAGACAGGCTTCATCCATGGTCGTTCCATCTCTGAGAACTTCATCTACGCCATGGAACTGGTCCAGTGCCGCAATCAGCGGAAGCTGTCGACCCTGCTGTTGAAGCTGGATTTCGCAAAGGCTTTCGATTACGTGGATTGGGGCAGCTtggcggcggccatgctcgcGCATGGTTTCCCACAAAATGGTGCCAGTGGGTCGCCAACATCCTCACCACCACCAAGCTCGCCGTCCTTGTCAATGGGGCTCCAGGGCCGTGGTTCGGCTGCAAACGGGGGCTCCGCCAGGGGGGCCCTCTGTCCCCCTATCTGTTCCTCCTGGTGGCCGACGTTCTCCAGCAGATGA
- the LOC120708313 gene encoding uncharacterized protein LOC120708313 isoform X1, with protein MQQSKSSPAAPSLDYTKRITPYLITTPHQRQRRGRAPTNTVARFPCPLAVAVSIRSASAASIGAAPVVAMDGQPAGGGGGAGGDCDAVARAFVDYYYRTFDADRGALAALYAPHTSVLSFEGHAVAGAEEIGRKLAQLPFGQCRHSVSTVDCQPSPSFPGSILVFVSGHLQLAGEDHQLRFSQLDHLGVRRCSSWCLTSRGASSCRTTYSGSTTGDARGRVRLPKGRLLSCRMDTGRVILCFYFSSFVLSYPCT; from the exons ATGCAACAGAGCAAAAGCTCTCCAGCTGCTCCTTCACTCGACTATACAAAAAGGATTACCCCATACTTAATTACCACGCCACATCAACGGcaacgccgcggccgcgcgcctaCAAATACCGTCGCGAGGTTCCCGTGCCCTCTCGCAGTCGCCGTGAGCATCCGCAGCGCGAGCGCAGCCAGCATCGGCGCCGCGCCTGTGGTAGCAATGGACGGGCAgccagcaggcggcggcggcggagcggggggcGACTGCGACGCGGTGGCGAGGGCATTCGTGGACTACTACTACCGCACGTTCGACGCCGACCGCGGCGCGCTCGCGGCGCTCTACGCCCCCCACACCTCCGTGCTCTCCTTCGAGGGCCACGCCGTCGCGGGCGCCGAGGAGATCGGCCGGAAGCTGGCGCAGCTGCCCTTCGGCCAGTGCCGGCACTCCGTCTCCACCGTCGACTGCCAGCCCTCGCCGTCGTTCCCGGGCAGCATCCTCGTCTTCGTCAGCGGCCACCtccagctcgccggcgaggaccACCAGCTCAGGTTCAGCCAG TTGGATCATCTTGGGGTTCGCAGATGTTCCAGCTGGTGCCTAACGAGCAGGGGAGCTTCTTCGTGCAGAACGACATATTCCGGCTCAACTACGGGTGACGCGCGCGGTCGCGTGCGCTTGCCGAAAGGAAGGTTGCTATCGTGCCGCATGGACACCGGGCGCGTGATCCTCtgcttttatttttcttctttcgtCCTCTCGTATCCTTGCAcgtga
- the LOC120708313 gene encoding nuclear transport factor 2B-like isoform X2, whose product MDGQPAGGGGGAGGDCDAVARAFVDYYYRTFDADRGALAALYAPHTSVLSFEGHAVAGAEEIGRKLAQLPFGQCRHSVSTVDCQPSPSFPGSILVFVSGHLQLAGEDHQLRFSQMFQLVPNEQGSFFVQNDIFRLNYG is encoded by the exons ATGGACGGGCAgccagcaggcggcggcggcggagcggggggcGACTGCGACGCGGTGGCGAGGGCATTCGTGGACTACTACTACCGCACGTTCGACGCCGACCGCGGCGCGCTCGCGGCGCTCTACGCCCCCCACACCTCCGTGCTCTCCTTCGAGGGCCACGCCGTCGCGGGCGCCGAGGAGATCGGCCGGAAGCTGGCGCAGCTGCCCTTCGGCCAGTGCCGGCACTCCGTCTCCACCGTCGACTGCCAGCCCTCGCCGTCGTTCCCGGGCAGCATCCTCGTCTTCGTCAGCGGCCACCtccagctcgccggcgaggaccACCAGCTCAGGTTCAGCCAG ATGTTCCAGCTGGTGCCTAACGAGCAGGGGAGCTTCTTCGTGCAGAACGACATATTCCGGCTCAACTACGGGTGA